The following DNA comes from Ktedonobacterales bacterium.
GCGGCGGGGATATGCCTGGCGCGAGCCAATAAGGCGCGCACCTGCTCATCGCTTATCTGCGGGAAGTGCTGATACCAGACCCCCACGCCCAGGAAGATGTCGGGCGACAGCAGACAGACCAGTTCATCCACTTCTGTGCCTACTGCCTGGCAGACCACTGCCGCCGCCACCGGAATCGCAACGACGAGACGCGCTGGCTGCTGGGAGCGAATCACCGCAATGGCGGCGCGCATGGTTGCGCCCGTGGCAATCCCATCGTCAATGAGGATGATGACGCGGCCATGCAGCCCCGACACGGGACGATCTCCACGATAAAGCTGCTCGCGGCGCAGCAGTTCTTGCTGTTCTCTGACTGTGATGGCTTCGATCACCTGTTCGGGGATGCCGAGCGTCTGCACCACTTCCTCGTTGAGAACCCGTAT
Coding sequences within:
- a CDS encoding phosphoribosyltransferase, which codes for MRFHDRAEAGRKLAARLMPYAQHADVLVLGLPRGGVPVAYEVASALQAPLDVLIVRKLGVPGQEELALGAIASGGIRVLNEEVVQTLGIPEQVIEAITVREQQELLRREQLYRGDRPVSGLHGRVIILIDDGIATGATMRAAIAVIRSQQPARLVVAIPVAAAVVCQAVGTEVDELVCLLSPDIFLGVGVWYQHFPQISDEQVRALLARARHIPAA